The following coding sequences are from one Plasmodium knowlesi strain H genome assembly, chromosome: 9 window:
- a CDS encoding nucleic acid binding protein, putative, with product MSTSDETRKGGSPCEEGKGSFFFFRKNKGKDKVCRTDQAALDKGAPHDSSKEGVEDQDIRKSGSQAEPAEEEEHTKEEIGNKEKEKGKGKKGSNLPKGGKENGVQDATKRKNIKGGTNRMSKTVSTSKERDSLNEPTRSPNAGDVSPESSSDKPKHVHSETKDLAEDASQMSNGAASVMDDKANDSSHDTSRTPSKKHATQIIKNTMEEQELDEDTTNSSSKEVDDDRHSVILQREEENFLAENSINTGSFEPNEKNEIDLQELNEHNNNSDDDSNVNKGKCEIDNRIKRKMHSLKQNEEKKKKKTDTDNAPSIASDSSDEEDVDSKEKLSDNSANEIFDKKDKDDAKEKKKNGSKEDHVIYADEALKGYPRIFVTRLPFEAGKKDLEKYFSKYGKIVDIYVSKNLSNNKNKGFGFVSFEKQSSMDKVLKDKLHIICGKEIVVDVASMRDSKTKHLFHLPSDHYLAKYPKNDRKSPSRTHNNLINFNKYHNVYNKTNNIRDMSKNIDNNLVMQNFYNLCPTYNILGNRMNNKQIYKNNMPMPIFPPAGYNMDPAYFNNQQMPYQNCLDYMGNDYYWNMANYYNWNNMMFHNENLYNAKKMEYPYYVCNGQYMNQSPPPIVKNKMQRKNSPMEESMMKYPPNVLPGGGYRSPGQPFVRKLPGGDEWNKRGYKLFVTKLNSVTTIETLRNYFEAFGEIIDIYMPNDVCTNRPRGIAFVTFLDNDCVKKILSNKNSKHIIDGKEVVVDLADPETKTKKNMCYP from the exons ATGAGTACGTCAGACGAAACTAGAAAAGGAGGATCCCCAtgtgaggaaggaaaaggaagtttcttcttttttagaaaaaacaaaggaaaggACAAAGTTTGTAGGACTGATCAAGCTGCTTTGGATAAGGGAGCTCCACACGATTCGAGTAAAGAAGGTGTTGAGGATCAAGATATAAGGAAAAGTGGGTCCCAAGCAGAACCcgcagaggaagaagaacacaCAAAGGAGGAGATTggaaacaaagaaaaagaaaaggggaaaggaaagaaaggaagtaaCCTTccgaaaggaggaaaggaaaacggaGTACAAGATGCTACCAAGAGAAAGAACATCAAGGGAGGAACAAACAGAATGAGCAAAACCGTTTCGACATCAAAAGAACGCGACTCACTGAATGAACCAACCAGATCACCAAATGCTGGTGATGTAAGTCCTGAGAGTTCTAGTGATAAACCAAAACATGTGCACAGTGAAACGAAAGATCTCGCAGAAGATGCTAGCCAAATGTCCAATGGAGCTGCGAGCGTGATGGATGACAAGGCAAATGACTCGTCTCATGATACTTCTCGCACGCCCTCTAAAAAACACGCTACACAGATTATCAAGAACACCATGGAGGAACAAGAATTGGATGAGGATACCACGAATAGCAGTTCAAAGGAGGTGGATGATGACCGACACAGTGTCATTTtacaaagggaagaagaaaacttcCTTGCAGAAAATTCGATAAATACAGGAAGCTTTGagccaaatgaaaaaaacgaaatagaCTTGCAAGAATTAAATGAGCATAATAACAACAGTGATGATGACAGTAATGTAAACAAAGGCAAATGTGAAATCGATAATagaataaagagaaaaatgcacTCGTTAAAGCagaatgaggaaaagaaaaaaaaaaaaaccgaTACAGATAATGCTCCTTCTATTGCTTCCGACTCGTCCGATGAGGAAGACGTAGattcaaaggaaaaattgagtGATAACAGTGCTAATGAGATATTTGACAAGAAGGACAAAGATgatgcaaaggaaaaaaagaaaaatggttCCAAGGAGGACCACGTCATTTATGCAGATGAG GCCCTAAAAGGATACCCACGGATTTTCGTAACCAGACTTCCCTTCGAGGCTGGCAAAAAGGACTTAGAAAAATACTTTTCCAAATATGGGAAGATAGTAGACATTTACGTATCCAAGAATTTGTCGAATAACAAAAACAAGGGGTTTGGATTTGTGTCGTTCGAGAAGCAGAGTTCCATGGATAAG GTCCTCAAGGACAAGCTGCACATAATCTGTGGCAAGGAAATCGTCGTGGACGTTGCTTCTATGAGGGATAGCAAAACCAAGCACCTTTTCC ATCTCCCGTCGGACCACTACCTAGCCAAGTACCCCAAGAACGACAGAAAGTCCCCCAGCAGGACGCACAACAATCTTATCAACTTCAACAAGTACCACAATGTGTATAATAAAACAAACAACATAAGGGACATGTCCAAAAATATTGATAACAATTTAGTGatgcaaaatttttacaatcTATGCCCAACGTATAACATACTAGGCAATCGAATGAATAATAAACAAATCTACAAGAATAATATGCCCATGCCTATCTTCCCCCCCGCCGGTTATAATATGGACCCAGCTTATTTCAACAATCAGCAAATGCCCTATCAGAATTGTCTGGACTACATGGGCAATGACTACTACTGGAATATGGCTAACTATTACAACTGGAATAACATGATGTTTCATAATGAGAATTTGTACAAcgcaaagaaaatggaatatCCCTATTACGTCTGTAATGGACAGTACATGAATCAGA gcCCCCCCCCAATTGTCAAGAACAAAATGCAACGGAAAAATAGCCCCATGGAGGAGAGCATGATGAAGTATCCCCCAAATGTCCTCCCAGGAGGGGGTTACCGTTCCCCCGGTCAGCCAT TTGTGCGAAAGTTACCCGGCGGAGATGAGTGGAACAAACGAGGATACAAGCTGTTCGTCACGAAGTTAA ATAGCGTGACCACGATCGAAACGCTCAGGAATTACTTCGAAGCATTCGGCGAGATCATCGACATTTACATGCCCAACGATGTGTGCACAAACAGACCCCGCGGTATCGCCTTTGTTACATTCCTGGACAACGATTGCGTGAAGAAAATTCTATCGAACAAGAATTCAAAGCATATAATTGATGGAAAGGAG GTTGTCGTTGATCTTGCAGACCCAGAAAcgaaaacgaagaagaataTGTGTTACCCCTGA